From the genome of Bacteroidales bacterium, one region includes:
- a CDS encoding virulence RhuM family protein — translation MSKSRKNIQIRNSTTDFIVFTKQAGEDGIEVRVHDESIWLTQKAMAELFDCSTDNISLHLKNIFASKELKEDSVTEESSATASDGKTYKMKFYNLDAIISVGYRINSIRATQFRQWATNVLRTFTIQGYVLDKQRLENGQVFDETYFEHLLDEIREIRASERMFYQKITDIYSTSMDYSPTAKISQDFFAAVQNKLHYAIHHHTAAELIVERANHQKKHMGLTTWKNAPKGKIVKSDVSVAKNYLSKAEIENLNQFVTMYLDYAERQAKRKIPMTMEDWAKRLDVFLEFNEEDILKDKGKVSAEIAKCFAESEFEKYRVIQDNLYQSDFDRLIQKTKNKIDFKDENK, via the coding sequence ATGAGCAAAAGCAGAAAAAATATCCAAATAAGAAACAGCACAACTGATTTCATTGTTTTCACTAAGCAAGCTGGCGAAGACGGCATAGAAGTCAGAGTGCATGATGAAAGTATTTGGCTTACTCAAAAAGCTATGGCTGAGCTATTTGACTGTTCAACAGATAATATTAGTCTGCATTTGAAAAACATATTTGCTTCTAAAGAATTAAAAGAGGATTCAGTTACCGAGGAATCCTCGGCAACTGCTTCTGATGGTAAAACATATAAAATGAAATTCTATAACCTAGACGCAATCATTTCTGTAGGTTATCGTATTAATTCAATTAGAGCCACTCAATTTCGTCAATGGGCGACAAATGTATTAAGAACTTTCACGATACAAGGATATGTGTTAGATAAACAACGATTGGAAAACGGTCAAGTATTTGATGAAACATACTTTGAACATTTACTTGATGAAATTAGAGAAATTAGAGCAAGTGAAAGAATGTTCTATCAGAAAATCACTGATATTTATTCTACTTCAATGGACTATTCACCTACTGCAAAGATTTCACAAGATTTTTTTGCTGCGGTTCAAAATAAATTGCATTATGCAATACATCATCATACAGCTGCTGAGTTGATTGTAGAACGAGCAAATCATCAAAAAAAACATATGGGACTTACTACTTGGAAGAACGCACCAAAAGGCAAAATTGTTAAATCTGATGTCAGTGTTGCTAAAAATTATCTTTCAAAAGCCGAAATAGAAAACTTAAATCAGTTTGTTACAATGTATTTAGATTATGCTGAAAGGCAAGCAAAACGTAAAATACCAATGACCATGGAAGATTGGGCTAAACGTCTAGATGTATTTTTAGAATTCAACGAAGAAGATATTCTGAAAGACAAAGGAAAAGTTTCTGCTGAGATTGCCAAATGTTTTGCTGAAAGCGAGTTTGAAAAATACAGAGTTATTCAAGATAATTTATATCAAAGTGATTTTGATAGGTTAATACAGAAAACTAAAAACAAAATAGATTTTAAAGATGAAAATAAATGA
- a CDS encoding phage antirepressor protein — MNEIKLYENKEIRSVWDNEKEEWYFSVVDVVKVLTDSTNPRDYWYRVKQRMSKEEKSELSTFCRQLKLKSSDGKKYNTDAADMQGIFRIIQSIPSPKAEPFKMWLAEVGKERVDEIIDPELTIDRALQTYLQKGYSREWINQRLQAIQVRKELTDAWQDHGIKENAEFAILTNEIYKAWSGMTTRQYKNFKNLKKENLRDNMSTLELVLNMLAEATTTELTKTNNPNGLEKNKAVAKEGGTVAGNARKDIEARTKKPVITSKNAVDFSKLIENVSKKTDDNSKK, encoded by the coding sequence ATGAACGAAATAAAATTATACGAAAATAAAGAAATCCGTTCCGTCTGGGATAATGAAAAGGAAGAATGGTACTTTTCTGTTGTGGATGTGGTAAAAGTACTAACTGACAGCACTAATCCAAGAGATTATTGGTATCGAGTAAAGCAAAGGATGTCAAAAGAAGAAAAATCTGAGTTGTCGACATTTTGTCGACAACTGAAATTAAAATCTTCAGATGGGAAGAAATACAATACAGATGCCGCTGATATGCAAGGGATATTCCGTATTATACAATCAATTCCATCTCCTAAAGCAGAACCTTTCAAAATGTGGTTAGCTGAAGTCGGCAAAGAACGTGTAGATGAAATTATTGACCCTGAGCTTACAATTGACAGAGCTTTGCAAACGTACTTACAAAAAGGTTATTCTAGAGAATGGATTAATCAACGATTGCAAGCTATTCAAGTAAGAAAAGAATTAACTGATGCTTGGCAAGACCATGGCATAAAGGAAAATGCTGAGTTTGCAATTCTTACTAATGAAATTTATAAAGCATGGTCAGGCATGACAACCCGTCAATACAAAAACTTTAAAAATCTAAAAAAAGAAAACTTGCGTGACAATATGTCCACACTTGAACTCGTTCTAAATATGCTTGCAGAAGCCACTACTACTGAATTAACTAAAACAAATAATCCTAATGGATTAGAGAAAAACAAAGCCGTAGCTAAAGAAGGTGGAACTGTAGCAGGGAATGCAAGAAAAGATATTGAGGCTAGAACAAAAAAGCCCGTTATTACTTCAAAAAATGCAGTTGATTTCTCCAAACTAATAGAAAATGTGTCTAAAAAGACAGATGATAATTCAAAAAAATAA